A single genomic interval of Halomonas sp. GT harbors:
- a CDS encoding Smr/MutS family protein: MTRHLPNDDDISAFRQALQAAGVRRIASNQADPGKPKRNDEAAQQARRQAAVESNTLQTSGRTSDGRVEAVRPSEYLEFSVPDLPWRTLSQLKRGQTAWQAGLDLHGYTLEEARIELESFLRDAAAQGMRCVLVVHGKAWGTTSDFPVLKSHTNAWLREWPGVLAFCSATDIDGGTGAVYILLRKRGQ, encoded by the coding sequence ATGACGCGACACCTGCCCAACGACGACGATATCAGTGCCTTTCGCCAAGCGCTGCAGGCAGCAGGCGTGCGCCGTATTGCTAGTAATCAAGCTGACCCCGGCAAGCCTAAGCGTAATGACGAAGCGGCCCAGCAAGCACGTCGACAAGCGGCGGTAGAGAGCAACACGCTGCAAACTAGCGGTCGCACATCCGACGGCCGAGTAGAGGCGGTACGCCCTTCTGAGTATCTGGAGTTTAGCGTGCCCGACCTGCCCTGGCGCACCTTAAGCCAGTTAAAGCGTGGTCAAACCGCTTGGCAAGCGGGGCTGGATTTACACGGCTATACCCTAGAAGAAGCTAGGATTGAGTTGGAAAGTTTTTTACGCGACGCCGCTGCACAAGGCATGCGCTGTGTTCTAGTGGTGCATGGTAAGGCGTGGGGCACCACCTCAGATTTTCCGGTACTTAAAAGCCATACCAATGCGTGGTTAAGAGAGTGGCCCGGCGTCTTGGCGTTCTGTTCCGCCACCGATATCGATGGCGGCACAGGCGCGGTGTATATTCTGCTACGCAAGCGCGGGCAGTAA
- a CDS encoding patatin-like phospholipase family protein, with protein sequence MKKVAHVVKTPGASSCLNGGNKVALVLGSGGARGYAHIGVIEALEARGFEIISIAGCSMGALIAGIYAAGKLPEYREWVCNLDYLDVLKLVDVTWSPMGAMRANKVMNKLEELVGDMLIEDLPIPVTTVATDLVRQREVWFQNGPLLQAIRASIAVPGVITPVHVGDQVLVDGGLLNPLPMMPILAAHEADFVVAVNVTAHSPQPITLEELLPSEGASDSRTELERDRDANIGGWMDDVRATTRRLWDGLGGSNGEESDVDETVDLRGKREWGKLDMILESFDITQAALAKYKIAGYPPDVLIEIPKTVCSTYEFHRANELIRLGRHLADEALERRMPGIASDATE encoded by the coding sequence ATGAAGAAAGTAGCGCATGTTGTTAAAACACCTGGGGCAAGCAGCTGCTTGAATGGCGGTAATAAAGTTGCGCTGGTATTGGGAAGTGGAGGGGCTAGGGGGTACGCCCATATCGGCGTTATTGAAGCACTGGAAGCGCGCGGCTTCGAGATAATTTCGATTGCGGGTTGCTCCATGGGCGCGCTAATTGCTGGTATTTATGCCGCTGGAAAGCTGCCTGAATACCGGGAGTGGGTGTGTAACCTGGATTACTTAGACGTGCTCAAGCTGGTCGATGTGACCTGGAGTCCGATGGGCGCCATGCGAGCGAATAAGGTCATGAATAAGCTTGAAGAGCTGGTCGGCGATATGCTGATCGAAGATCTGCCTATTCCGGTGACGACCGTCGCGACAGATCTGGTTCGTCAACGTGAAGTGTGGTTTCAAAATGGCCCTTTACTCCAGGCAATCCGTGCCTCTATTGCCGTGCCGGGTGTCATTACCCCGGTGCATGTGGGGGATCAGGTGCTCGTTGATGGAGGCTTACTGAACCCATTGCCGATGATGCCGATATTAGCCGCCCACGAAGCGGATTTTGTGGTGGCGGTTAACGTGACGGCACACAGTCCGCAACCCATTACGTTAGAGGAGTTGTTACCCAGTGAAGGTGCAAGCGACAGCCGGACTGAGTTAGAGCGCGACCGCGATGCTAATATTGGCGGTTGGATGGACGATGTGCGTGCCACTACGCGCCGCCTGTGGGATGGGCTGGGAGGCAGCAATGGCGAAGAGAGCGATGTTGATGAAACCGTTGACCTGCGTGGTAAGCGTGAATGGGGCAAGCTCGATATGATTCTAGAGTCGTTTGATATCACCCAGGCGGCGCTCGCGAAGTATAAAATCGCAGGCTATCCGCCGGATGTATTGATCGAAATTCCCAAAACTGTTTGCAGTACTTACGAGTTTCACCGGGCCAACGAATTAATTCGTCTGGGGCGGCATCTTGCAGATGAAGCGCTGGAGCGCCGAATGCCAGGCATTGCCTCGGATGCCACCGAGTAA